A single genomic interval of Asinibacterium sp. OR53 harbors:
- a CDS encoding 3-oxoacyl-ACP synthase III family protein, protein MLPLRTVITGIGSYIPPHIKTNQEFVSQDFFTEDHERIVSAPNEIIEKFRDITGIEERRYVGDEFNASDMAIVAAKHAIEDAGIDPETLDQIIVAHNFGNVVKHTIQTDILPALASRVKQALGIRNPNCVAYDLLFGCPGWIQGVIQADAFIKAGIAKKCLVIGTETLSRVIDKYDRDSMIFSDGAGASVIEALEPLENGSGILASSVQSHCVDEAYYLSMGKSYQPGADPYVRYIKMKGRKVYEYAMKHVPLAMKACLEKAGIHVTEVKKFFLHQANEKMDEGFIKVLYKLYGLKDIPEHVMPMSIHKLGNSSVATIPTLFDLVKRGILDNHDIQRGDVILFASVGAGMNINAVCYRV, encoded by the coding sequence ATGCTGCCACTCAGAACCGTTATTACGGGTATAGGAAGCTATATCCCTCCGCATATCAAGACCAACCAGGAATTTGTATCGCAGGATTTCTTTACAGAAGACCACGAACGCATTGTATCGGCCCCCAACGAGATCATTGAAAAGTTCCGCGATATCACGGGTATTGAAGAACGCCGTTATGTAGGTGATGAATTCAACGCTTCCGACATGGCCATTGTAGCTGCCAAGCATGCCATTGAAGATGCGGGCATAGACCCCGAAACGCTGGACCAGATCATTGTTGCGCACAATTTTGGTAATGTGGTGAAGCATACCATCCAGACCGATATATTACCTGCACTGGCCTCGCGCGTGAAACAGGCGCTGGGCATCCGCAACCCCAATTGCGTGGCTTATGACCTGTTGTTCGGTTGCCCTGGTTGGATACAGGGGGTAATACAAGCCGATGCTTTTATTAAAGCGGGCATTGCCAAAAAATGCTTGGTGATTGGAACGGAAACGCTGAGCCGGGTGATAGACAAATACGACCGCGATAGTATGATCTTCAGCGATGGCGCCGGCGCCAGTGTAATTGAAGCGCTGGAGCCTTTGGAAAATGGCAGCGGCATACTGGCTTCGAGTGTGCAAAGCCATTGTGTAGACGAAGCTTATTACTTGAGCATGGGCAAATCTTACCAGCCTGGCGCCGACCCCTATGTGCGGTATATTAAGATGAAAGGAAGAAAAGTATACGAGTATGCCATGAAGCATGTTCCATTAGCCATGAAAGCCTGCCTGGAAAAAGCGGGCATACATGTAACGGAAGTAAAAAAATTCTTCCTGCACCAGGCGAATGAAAAAATGGATGAAGGCTTTATTAAAGTATTGTACAAGTTATACGGGTTGAAAGATATTCCCGAGCATGTAATGCCTATGAGCATTCACAAGCTGGGCAACAGCTCTGTTGCCACCATTCCTACACTCTTTGATTTAGTGAAAAGAGGTATACTGGACAATCATGATATACAGCGCGGCGATGTGATCTTATTTGCGTCGGTTGGGGCGGGGATGAATATCAATGCTGTTTGTTACAGGGTTTGA
- a CDS encoding ATP-binding protein, with product MAKDNSMDTVIGRKEEKKILSQVLASEDPELVAIYGRRRVGKTFLIQETFKDHMVFEFAGIHGASMAQQLENFSKAMQRAAGSPLPVLPPANWIQAFSQLETIVQPKLKKGKAALFFDEFPWINSPRSGFLETFAHFWNTWCTRQNNLAVVICGSAAAWMIRNVVNNKGGLHNRISRKIRLMPFSLAESEAYLKSRHINLDRYQILQIYMTIGGIPQYLKNIKPGQSAVTVINELCFARNGLLRGEFNNLYQSLFDKAEHHMSIIKALAANKSGLTRNEIIKTCKLSTGGTTTRLMEELIESGFIAQYVPFNKDIRESIYKVTDEYSLFYLKFMDGRTATAKDTWDKMSGSSSWKSWSGYAFESICLKHIKQIKEALGIPAVITQESAWRYVPGKGENGAQIDLLINRQDHCINLCEMKFSLNEFTIDPAYAKELKNKVDVFRDKARTRKTLFLTMITTHGVKHNAHYLGLVQQDFKMDILFLS from the coding sequence GTGGCTAAAGATAATTCTATGGATACTGTAATTGGAAGGAAAGAAGAAAAGAAAATTCTCTCGCAGGTACTTGCTTCGGAAGATCCCGAACTGGTAGCTATTTACGGAAGAAGAAGGGTGGGCAAGACTTTTCTGATTCAGGAAACTTTCAAAGACCATATGGTCTTTGAATTTGCAGGCATACACGGGGCCAGCATGGCGCAACAACTAGAGAATTTCAGCAAAGCGATGCAACGGGCTGCAGGATCACCTTTGCCGGTATTGCCGCCAGCAAACTGGATTCAGGCTTTTAGCCAACTGGAAACAATAGTTCAGCCCAAATTGAAGAAGGGCAAAGCTGCCCTGTTTTTTGACGAATTTCCCTGGATCAATTCGCCTCGTTCCGGGTTTCTTGAAACTTTTGCTCATTTCTGGAATACATGGTGTACCAGGCAAAATAACCTGGCAGTAGTTATATGTGGCTCAGCAGCTGCATGGATGATCAGGAATGTGGTCAATAACAAAGGCGGACTACACAATCGTATCAGTCGCAAAATCCGGTTAATGCCCTTTTCATTGGCAGAATCAGAGGCATACCTAAAAAGCAGGCATATCAATTTGGACCGCTACCAGATTTTACAAATCTATATGACCATTGGAGGCATACCTCAATACTTAAAGAACATTAAGCCGGGTCAAAGCGCTGTAACAGTTATAAATGAATTGTGTTTTGCCAGAAATGGATTATTACGTGGAGAATTCAATAACCTGTATCAATCTTTGTTCGACAAGGCAGAGCATCACATGAGTATTATCAAAGCATTAGCGGCTAATAAATCGGGTTTAACACGAAATGAGATCATTAAGACCTGTAAGTTATCTACAGGTGGAACAACAACAAGGTTAATGGAAGAGCTGATAGAGTCTGGATTCATTGCACAATACGTTCCTTTTAATAAGGACATCAGAGAGAGCATATATAAAGTAACAGATGAATATTCACTGTTCTATTTAAAATTTATGGATGGTAGAACGGCAACAGCAAAAGACACATGGGACAAAATGAGTGGTTCATCTTCCTGGAAATCTTGGAGTGGTTATGCTTTTGAAAGCATTTGCCTGAAGCATATAAAACAAATTAAAGAAGCTTTGGGGATACCAGCCGTAATAACCCAGGAATCAGCCTGGCGCTATGTTCCCGGCAAGGGAGAGAATGGCGCACAAATTGACCTGCTGATCAACAGGCAGGATCATTGCATTAATCTTTGTGAAATGAAATTTTCTTTAAATGAGTTCACCATTGATCCTGCTTATGCAAAGGAGTTAAAAAACAAGGTCGATGTGTTTAGAGATAAGGCTAGAACCAGGAAAACATTATTCTTAACAATGATTACTACACATGGTGTGAAGCATAATGCCCATTATTTAGGGTTGGTACAACAGGATTTCAAGATGGATATTTTGTTTTTGTCATAA
- a CDS encoding type II toxin-antitoxin system HipA family toxin codes for MAVNTDIWVYVHWQGMEVPQCIGVLTAQQAKGKKAFSFEYNKDWISTKAQLVLDPDIEWYTGAQYPKEKENFGVFLDSMPDTWGRTLMKRRAAQQAWEEGKPTPTLYDIDFLLGVYDESRMGALRFKKDPEGPFLDNNAEAPTPHWSHVKELQYAAKVIEEDKDNEAIKKWIALLIAPGSSLGGARPKANVLDDQRHPWIAKFPSANDNNDKAAWEYLVYRLAQLAGVQMSESRLEKVAGKYHTFFTKRFDRLNGERIHFASAMTMTGNNEDTIRDHPGSYLEMAEFIQFSGSYIAADLEQLWRRIVFNIAVSNTDDHFRNHGFIVVNNGWRLSPAYDLNPSVDKDGLALNIDMDNNALDFELAKSVGTFFQLRNEQMNSIITEVKLAVQQWAVIAGKIGIRKTEQDRMASAFRY; via the coding sequence ATGGCTGTAAATACAGATATATGGGTTTATGTACACTGGCAAGGGATGGAAGTTCCGCAATGCATTGGGGTGCTCACTGCCCAACAGGCAAAGGGCAAAAAAGCATTCAGCTTCGAATACAACAAAGATTGGATCAGCACGAAAGCGCAACTGGTGCTCGATCCGGATATCGAGTGGTACACAGGTGCGCAATACCCAAAAGAAAAAGAGAATTTCGGCGTTTTTCTTGACTCCATGCCCGATACCTGGGGACGAACCCTCATGAAAAGACGGGCAGCACAACAGGCATGGGAAGAAGGTAAACCGACGCCAACTCTATACGATATCGATTTTTTACTGGGCGTTTATGATGAAAGCAGAATGGGTGCTCTGCGTTTTAAAAAGGACCCCGAAGGGCCTTTCCTCGATAACAATGCTGAAGCGCCAACACCGCATTGGTCTCACGTAAAGGAATTGCAATATGCAGCAAAAGTGATTGAAGAAGACAAGGATAATGAAGCAATAAAAAAATGGATCGCTCTATTAATTGCACCAGGCTCATCCCTGGGTGGGGCCCGGCCAAAAGCCAATGTTTTGGATGATCAACGTCACCCATGGATCGCTAAATTTCCTTCTGCCAACGATAACAATGATAAAGCAGCCTGGGAATACCTGGTTTATCGCCTGGCACAACTAGCCGGTGTGCAAATGTCGGAATCAAGGTTGGAAAAGGTTGCCGGGAAATATCATACCTTTTTTACTAAACGGTTCGACCGGTTGAACGGAGAACGCATTCATTTCGCCTCTGCTATGACCATGACAGGTAATAACGAAGATACCATCCGGGATCATCCGGGCAGTTACCTGGAGATGGCTGAATTCATCCAATTTTCAGGGTCTTATATCGCTGCAGACCTCGAGCAACTCTGGCGCAGGATTGTTTTTAATATTGCAGTATCTAACACCGATGATCATTTCCGAAACCATGGATTCATCGTGGTAAACAATGGATGGCGCCTTTCGCCTGCTTACGACCTCAATCCTTCTGTAGACAAAGATGGCCTCGCCCTGAATATTGATATGGACAACAACGCCCTGGATTTTGAACTTGCAAAAAGTGTAGGTACTTTTTTTCAGTTGCGAAACGAGCAAATGAATTCCATTATCACGGAAGTAAAACTGGCTGTACAACAGTGGGCGGTAATAGCTGGTAAAATCGGTATCAGAAAAACTGAACAGGATCGCATGGCAAGTGCCTTCCGGTATTAA
- a CDS encoding MFS transporter, whose translation MQKKIILLIACLSVFFETIDVSAVNLAIPSLQREWHSAADYFDWIQSIYVLFYGGFLLLGGRLSDKLGRRRIYITGSGIFLLASLAAFFATSLSFLLVCRAAQGVGAAFAIPAAISIISNLYDDATEVNRGLGIFGAFAAIGFASGLVFGAIIVSSLGWKWIFGLNVFIITPIILLALKIIPADKKALRQEDSDFWGGTLLTLVLLLLTFTIHASGSKTHQVLLLPALALAVLFFVLFRYFEKRNATPLFNTDLFKNNGIISSNLTGVLMGASFMSYISLLSIYVQQVVSLSLIETGLLLFPFSILSAAVSKWWLPLLQKRWSLTAVVNIGLAFMTLSGLLLAICCRQYHWGWLLLSVLFNNGLSMAIAYPSITALSVRYADPEDHGMAAGLQATSYSAGCGIGIAFVWTIIRIWHPGDALFSSSAMGLGALLCALLSLLSILVNTVVSNRILPAL comes from the coding sequence ATGCAGAAAAAGATAATCCTCCTGATTGCCTGTTTGTCTGTTTTCTTTGAAACGATAGACGTGTCGGCCGTCAACCTGGCCATCCCCTCGTTGCAAAGAGAATGGCATTCGGCTGCAGATTATTTCGATTGGATACAGTCTATCTACGTACTCTTTTATGGAGGATTTCTCTTGCTGGGTGGCCGCTTATCCGACAAGCTGGGCAGGAGGCGCATTTACATAACAGGTTCTGGTATTTTCCTGCTCGCATCCCTGGCGGCTTTCTTTGCCACTTCGCTTTCCTTTTTACTGGTATGCCGTGCGGCCCAGGGAGTTGGCGCAGCATTTGCCATTCCCGCAGCCATCTCTATCATCAGCAACCTTTACGATGATGCCACGGAAGTGAACAGGGGGTTAGGTATATTTGGCGCCTTTGCTGCCATTGGCTTTGCATCGGGCCTGGTATTCGGTGCCATCATTGTGAGCAGCCTGGGTTGGAAATGGATATTTGGTCTGAACGTATTCATCATCACTCCCATTATTCTGCTGGCATTGAAAATAATCCCTGCCGACAAAAAAGCCTTGCGACAAGAAGACAGTGATTTTTGGGGTGGCACTTTACTAACCTTGGTTTTGTTACTGCTGACTTTCACCATCCATGCAAGTGGTTCCAAAACACACCAGGTACTATTGCTGCCGGCACTGGCATTAGCCGTATTGTTTTTCGTTCTGTTCCGTTATTTCGAAAAAAGGAATGCTACTCCTTTGTTCAATACCGATCTTTTTAAGAACAATGGCATCATTAGTAGTAACCTCACGGGTGTGTTAATGGGTGCTTCTTTCATGAGTTATATTTCTCTCCTTTCTATTTATGTTCAGCAAGTAGTGTCCTTGTCATTGATAGAAACCGGTTTGTTGTTGTTCCCGTTCAGCATATTGTCTGCGGCTGTATCGAAATGGTGGCTGCCTCTATTGCAAAAAAGATGGTCACTTACGGCTGTTGTGAACATTGGATTGGCTTTCATGACGCTGAGCGGCCTTTTATTGGCCATTTGCTGCCGGCAATATCATTGGGGATGGCTGCTGCTGTCTGTTCTTTTCAACAACGGATTGTCAATGGCCATTGCTTATCCCAGCATCACGGCTTTATCTGTACGCTATGCCGACCCAGAAGACCATGGGATGGCTGCTGGGTTACAAGCTACCAGCTATTCAGCCGGCTGCGGCATAGGCATTGCATTTGTGTGGACCATTATCAGAATCTGGCACCCGGGTGACGCATTATTTTCATCAAGTGCCATGGGATTAGGAGCACTATTGTGTGCCTTGCTCAGCTTATTGTCGATCTTGGTCAATACGGTTGTGAGCAATAGAATATTACCTGCTTTATAA
- a CDS encoding isopenicillin N synthase family oxygenase: MAIPVVDLADFLSGNAQQKAAFVQELGKAYEEVGFVAVKNHGIPDALIADQYEHVQQFFALPLEKKLTYEIPGLAGQRGYTSFGREHAKGSEAPDLKEFFQYGQTVEDNDPIKAEYPDNVSVKEITPFNKTLFEAYRNFEKSGKALLRAIALYLGLDEHYFDAHIKNGNSILRCIHYPPITNEPKSAIRAEQHEDINLITLLVGASADGLQILTKQGEWVNVTSLPEQIVVNVGDMLQRLTNNKLRSTTHRVVNPPRNLWHTSRFSMPFFLHPRSEMSLACLESCIDASHPKAYPDATAGEYLDERLREIGLKK, encoded by the coding sequence ATGGCTATTCCGGTGGTAGACCTTGCCGATTTCCTGAGTGGCAACGCCCAACAAAAGGCGGCCTTTGTACAGGAACTGGGAAAAGCTTACGAAGAAGTAGGCTTTGTTGCAGTGAAAAATCATGGCATACCCGATGCATTGATCGCCGACCAATACGAACACGTTCAACAATTCTTTGCGTTGCCTCTCGAGAAAAAGCTGACTTACGAAATTCCCGGGCTGGCCGGCCAGCGGGGCTATACCAGTTTCGGCCGTGAACATGCCAAAGGCAGTGAGGCTCCCGATCTGAAAGAATTCTTCCAATACGGACAAACCGTGGAAGACAACGACCCCATCAAAGCTGAATACCCCGATAACGTATCGGTAAAAGAAATTACCCCTTTCAATAAAACCCTGTTCGAAGCCTACCGCAATTTTGAAAAAAGCGGCAAGGCGCTGTTACGGGCCATCGCCCTTTACCTGGGGCTCGATGAACATTATTTCGATGCACACATCAAGAATGGTAATTCCATCCTGCGCTGCATACACTATCCGCCCATTACCAACGAACCCAAAAGCGCCATTCGTGCCGAGCAACACGAAGACATCAACCTCATTACTTTACTGGTAGGCGCTTCGGCCGATGGTTTGCAAATACTCACCAAGCAAGGCGAATGGGTGAACGTAACATCCTTACCCGAGCAAATTGTGGTGAATGTGGGTGATATGCTGCAACGCTTAACCAATAACAAGTTGCGCAGTACCACACACCGTGTGGTGAACCCACCCCGCAACCTGTGGCATACCAGCCGCTTCTCTATGCCGTTCTTCCTGCATCCGCGCAGCGAAATGAGCCTCGCCTGCCTGGAGAGCTGTATCGATGCATCGCATCCCAAAGCTTACCCCGATGCTACTGCCGGTGAATACCTGGACGAACGTTTACGCGAGATAGGACTTAAAAAATAG
- a CDS encoding ParA family protein, translating into MVTLALYNLKGGVGKTAASINLAYLAAREGYKTLVWDLDPQGSSSFYLGAKAPVKNEARKLLNDEMELTEAILPSPYENLSIIPADISSRQADILLNEMKQSKRKLASMLATLKKEYAVVILDCPPGISVLHDAVFVAADWVLMPNIPTTLSIRSYETVDGYFKENDFDRSKLKCFFSMVDHRKNLHHEVMNDFYKDKYFLKSYIPYLSDVEKMGVHEAPLETYAASSYAAQCYRDLWKEIRKTCIE; encoded by the coding sequence ATGGTCACATTAGCACTCTACAATCTGAAAGGTGGTGTTGGTAAGACGGCCGCCTCAATCAACCTGGCTTATTTAGCTGCCAGGGAAGGATATAAAACATTGGTATGGGATTTAGACCCGCAGGGGTCTTCTTCATTTTACCTCGGCGCCAAAGCCCCGGTAAAAAATGAAGCCCGTAAATTGCTGAACGATGAAATGGAACTCACAGAAGCCATCCTGCCATCGCCGTATGAAAACCTCAGCATCATTCCGGCAGATATCTCTTCAAGGCAGGCAGATATTCTGTTGAATGAAATGAAGCAATCGAAACGAAAGCTCGCTTCCATGCTGGCAACTTTGAAGAAAGAGTACGCCGTTGTGATATTGGATTGTCCGCCCGGCATTTCTGTATTGCACGATGCGGTTTTCGTGGCGGCAGACTGGGTGCTGATGCCCAATATCCCTACTACTTTGTCTATCCGTTCTTATGAAACGGTAGATGGCTATTTCAAAGAGAACGATTTCGACCGCTCTAAACTGAAATGCTTTTTCAGCATGGTAGATCATCGTAAGAACCTACACCACGAAGTGATGAATGATTTTTATAAAGACAAATATTTCCTGAAAAGTTATATACCCTATCTCAGTGATGTAGAGAAGATGGGCGTACACGAAGCGCCGCTGGAAACCTATGCTGCCAGCAGCTATGCCGCGCAATGCTACCGCGATCTTTGGAAAGAGATCCGGAAAACCTGTATCGAATAA
- a CDS encoding efflux RND transporter periplasmic adaptor subunit, translating to MNKYFVSLLVLLVMVSCKNSKGDPPADKQKKGPSETIVDVLVAQSQTISSQVEANGTVVANEYVELRPETSGRLVYLYVPEGNLVKKGTVIARINDADLQAQLNKTKVLLDLAQKNEERLAKLLKVNGVNLSDYDAALSTVNGYKADLVYTQSLIDKTVIKAPFDGMIGLRQVSLGAYLSPAMTVATMQQLDKIRIDFTLPEEYSRLIQKGNTVDVTVDATRQTKTRARIIAAEPQVDQNTRNLKVRALLDGGKVNPGAFVKVVVQSGTDTKAIMVPTNAIIQDDRRKQLIQVKSGKANFITVETGVTQADFVEITNGVKQGDTIVVTGVLFARPKSPLKVRSVKTLEQLKN from the coding sequence TTGAACAAATATTTTGTTTCCTTATTGGTCTTGCTGGTCATGGTATCCTGTAAAAACAGCAAAGGCGACCCCCCCGCAGATAAACAGAAAAAAGGCCCTTCCGAAACCATCGTTGATGTGCTGGTAGCGCAGTCGCAAACCATTTCCAGCCAGGTAGAGGCGAACGGCACCGTGGTAGCCAATGAATACGTAGAACTCCGCCCCGAAACCAGCGGCCGGCTTGTTTACCTCTATGTGCCGGAAGGAAACCTGGTTAAAAAAGGAACGGTCATTGCCCGCATCAATGACGCCGATCTGCAGGCGCAGCTGAACAAGACCAAAGTATTGCTCGACCTCGCGCAGAAAAATGAAGAGCGGCTGGCCAAGCTGCTGAAAGTGAATGGCGTGAACCTGTCGGATTATGATGCTGCGCTGAGCACTGTTAACGGATACAAGGCCGACCTGGTATACACCCAGTCACTCATAGATAAAACAGTGATCAAAGCTCCCTTCGACGGGATGATCGGATTACGCCAGGTAAGCCTCGGCGCCTATCTGAGTCCGGCCATGACGGTAGCCACTATGCAACAGCTCGATAAGATCAGGATCGATTTCACCCTTCCCGAAGAATACAGCAGGCTGATACAAAAAGGGAATACGGTAGATGTAACAGTAGATGCCACCCGCCAGACCAAAACCAGGGCCCGCATCATTGCTGCCGAGCCGCAGGTTGATCAGAATACCCGCAATCTGAAAGTAAGGGCCTTACTCGATGGAGGCAAGGTAAATCCCGGCGCATTTGTAAAAGTCGTTGTTCAATCGGGCACCGATACCAAAGCCATCATGGTACCTACCAACGCCATCATACAGGACGACCGCAGAAAACAACTGATACAGGTGAAAAGCGGCAAGGCCAATTTCATAACGGTTGAGACGGGTGTTACACAGGCTGATTTTGTAGAGATCACCAATGGGGTGAAGCAAGGCGATACGATTGTAGTCACCGGCGTATTATTTGCAAGACCCAAATCGCCCCTGAAAGTGCGCAGCGTAAAAACACTGGAACAGCTCAAGAATTAA
- a CDS encoding helix-turn-helix domain-containing protein: MRSKKQIVFPKHQKILEQVGEQIKLARKRRKLTTMQTAERAGIDRSTLYEIERGNPSVSLGAYFNTLRVLGLQDDFLKLAADDSFGRKLQDLELINTK; this comes from the coding sequence ATGAGATCAAAAAAGCAAATAGTATTCCCCAAACACCAAAAGATCCTGGAGCAGGTGGGTGAGCAGATCAAACTTGCGCGAAAACGGCGTAAGCTCACCACTATGCAGACTGCCGAACGGGCAGGAATTGATCGTTCAACACTGTATGAGATAGAAAGAGGGAACCCGAGCGTATCATTGGGAGCCTATTTCAATACGCTAAGGGTCTTAGGCTTACAAGATGACTTTCTTAAGCTGGCGGCAGACGACAGTTTTGGGCGCAAACTGCAAGACCTGGAACTCATAAACACTAAATAG
- a CDS encoding esterase family protein — MKREITAWYSPALGKDMPLASYGHYGFALLLVPTAAADYLEYERFQLIESLAPYINGGKIRVFSIDSMNRESWMNNEMLPEHKAIRHNQFNEYVFNEVIPYIRTHTSNETMIYTCGASFGALHAMNLFLKRPDILNGAISMSGVYDLTEYTKGFWDDQVYYNSPQHYLPNLADTWYLDKIRASHHIHIYTGSGAYEDPNASRSFAGILYNKGINYDLDVWGVEINHDWPTWRAMLPYIIDVKF; from the coding sequence ATGAAAAGAGAGATCACTGCCTGGTATAGCCCCGCCCTGGGAAAAGATATGCCCCTGGCATCTTACGGGCATTATGGATTTGCTTTGCTGCTGGTCCCTACTGCCGCCGCAGATTACCTCGAATACGAACGGTTTCAACTGATAGAATCATTGGCGCCCTATATCAACGGCGGTAAGATACGTGTGTTCAGTATCGACAGCATGAACCGTGAAAGCTGGATGAACAATGAAATGCTGCCGGAACACAAAGCCATCCGGCACAACCAGTTCAACGAATATGTTTTCAACGAGGTGATTCCCTATATCCGCACGCATACCAGTAATGAAACAATGATCTATACCTGCGGTGCCTCTTTTGGTGCACTGCATGCCATGAACCTTTTTTTAAAAAGACCCGATATCCTCAACGGCGCCATCAGCATGAGCGGCGTATATGACCTTACTGAATACACCAAGGGTTTCTGGGACGACCAGGTGTATTATAACAGTCCCCAGCATTACCTGCCTAACCTTGCCGACACATGGTATTTAGATAAGATCAGGGCCAGCCACCACATACATATTTATACAGGCAGTGGTGCCTATGAAGACCCCAATGCATCGCGGAGCTTTGCGGGTATCCTGTACAACAAAGGAATCAACTACGACCTCGATGTATGGGGTGTGGAGATCAATCACGACTGGCCCACCTGGCGTGCCATGCTTCCTTACATCATTGACGTTAAATTTTAA
- the chrA gene encoding chromate efflux transporter, producing MILVRHISFLRAVLWHSITAFGGPQGHLGMMMKTFVQQRRDITAEELMEYNGFCQLLPGASSTQTLTLIGYKRGGIPLAILTLMIWILPACTIMSGLSFLLEYFSMEHSRKDIFQFIQPMAIGFIAYSTFRIFGIAIHNTITRVIMVVATVATFVGFKTPWIFPALIIAAGIATNFSDKRIPQKGIPPKKVNWGNLLIFFAIFGIAGYFSETAATQNWKTRKEFNLFENSFRTGSFVFGGGDVLMTYMYEQYVTRPTTRHIREKRPDVLKMTKEEFLTGSGMVRAIPGPVFSINAYTGGMLLRGKGPGFQLLGCFIGTIAIFLPSILLVLFFFPVWHNLKRYAVIFRSLEGINASVVGIMAGATCYLMKDTFLTQLWQGQAIAIWDIAIIAATFFILSRNRIPAPYIVMGCLLLGVLA from the coding sequence TTGATACTGGTTCGACACATATCTTTTTTACGGGCTGTATTATGGCACAGCATCACTGCTTTCGGCGGTCCGCAAGGCCACTTGGGCATGATGATGAAAACATTTGTACAGCAGCGGCGCGATATTACCGCGGAAGAGCTGATGGAGTACAATGGTTTCTGTCAGCTGCTGCCCGGCGCCTCGTCTACCCAAACACTCACACTGATAGGCTATAAAAGAGGAGGCATTCCGCTGGCCATCCTTACTTTAATGATATGGATATTACCCGCCTGCACCATTATGAGCGGGCTTTCTTTTTTACTGGAATATTTTTCAATGGAACATAGCCGGAAAGATATTTTCCAGTTTATCCAGCCCATGGCCATCGGCTTTATTGCCTATTCTACTTTCCGCATCTTTGGCATAGCCATACACAATACCATTACACGCGTGATCATGGTAGTGGCCACGGTAGCTACGTTTGTAGGGTTCAAAACACCCTGGATATTCCCCGCATTGATCATAGCAGCGGGTATCGCCACCAATTTCAGCGACAAACGCATCCCGCAAAAAGGCATCCCGCCCAAGAAAGTGAACTGGGGCAACCTGCTCATCTTCTTTGCCATCTTCGGTATCGCCGGTTATTTCTCTGAAACAGCCGCCACACAAAACTGGAAAACGCGCAAAGAGTTCAACCTATTTGAAAACTCCTTCCGTACCGGCAGCTTCGTATTCGGAGGCGGCGATGTGCTGATGACTTATATGTATGAGCAGTACGTAACACGCCCCACTACCAGGCATATACGTGAAAAAAGGCCCGATGTACTTAAAATGACCAAGGAAGAATTCCTCACTGGTTCGGGAATGGTAAGGGCCATACCTGGTCCTGTGTTTTCCATCAACGCATATACGGGTGGTATGTTGCTGCGGGGCAAGGGGCCGGGCTTCCAGTTATTGGGTTGCTTCATTGGAACGATTGCCATTTTTCTGCCCAGCATCTTATTGGTATTGTTCTTTTTCCCCGTATGGCATAACCTCAAACGCTATGCGGTCATCTTCCGTTCGCTCGAAGGTATCAACGCTTCAGTGGTGGGCATCATGGCGGGCGCTACCTGTTACCTGATGAAAGATACTTTTCTTACCCAATTATGGCAGGGACAGGCAATAGCAATATGGGATATTGCCATCATCGCAGCTACTTTTTTCATCCTTTCCCGCAACCGCATACCGGCACCCTATATAGTAATGGGCTGCCTTTTATTGGGTGTGCTGGCCTGA